A region of Salinibacter sp. 10B DNA encodes the following proteins:
- a CDS encoding SLC13 family permease, which produces MSFDLLLTLGVLGAIFVALLFDVLSADVVLLSGLMVVILGGVVDLERALQGFGNSTLLALGSLYVVAAGLRETGALDRASNYVLGEQTNIRRLLLRMCPSVTVYSAFLNNTPVVAMGIPAIRGWCRRHGVSPSKLLMPLSFAAILGGICTLIGTSTNLVVHGLLQSHGMKGFSFFELAWVGVPCAVIGLLYVIFVAPMLTPERADIRDEEEDERADLIEVELAADSPLVGETVQDANFTLLPGLTLVRIERGAETIAPVQTSESLHAGDRLLFTTTQIDEEKHSSSIEPSPLETNNNGGPRGLDKHERLQASPRRDLDLSAFPGLRLAYTDVEQTRDRELHQVVVREGSSLIGENIGEIPFRERFGAALTGLRRDGRRLDPPFTDVNIHPGDVLLLDTRQGFREVHEETEEFFVTSEAGGEADKTEEEARQQREAMRQHGGGWELRLAVAVIISIVGLVGSGLLHVAVAGPLGAFVIIAAGILSPGQAREAVDWNVLIVIGAALGLGQAMEVSGAARMIGRGIVNITKTFGPYGLLSGVVLATALLTNIVTNNGAVALMFPIALSVAESQQMAPRALMVSITLAASMAFITPIGYQTNLMVYGPGNYRFLDFARVGGLLQVVLWIVILVVAPLVWPL; this is translated from the coding sequence ATGAGCTTCGACCTTCTTCTCACGCTGGGGGTACTGGGGGCTATTTTCGTCGCGCTCCTGTTCGACGTTCTCAGTGCCGACGTGGTGCTCCTCAGTGGATTGATGGTGGTCATCCTCGGGGGCGTCGTGGACCTAGAGCGAGCCCTGCAGGGATTTGGCAACTCTACCCTCCTCGCTCTTGGCTCCCTCTACGTAGTAGCAGCGGGCCTCCGAGAAACGGGCGCCCTCGACCGGGCGAGCAATTACGTGCTGGGAGAACAGACAAACATCCGCCGTCTCCTGCTTCGGATGTGCCCCTCCGTCACGGTGTACTCCGCCTTTCTCAACAACACACCCGTGGTCGCAATGGGCATCCCCGCCATCCGGGGCTGGTGCCGCCGCCACGGCGTCTCTCCCTCGAAACTGCTCATGCCACTGTCCTTCGCTGCCATTCTCGGCGGAATCTGCACCCTGATCGGCACCTCCACCAACCTGGTGGTCCACGGCCTTCTGCAGTCGCACGGCATGAAGGGATTCAGCTTCTTCGAGCTGGCGTGGGTCGGGGTGCCCTGTGCTGTCATTGGCCTGCTCTACGTCATTTTCGTCGCGCCGATGCTAACGCCCGAGCGTGCCGACATTCGGGACGAGGAGGAGGACGAGCGAGCAGATCTGATCGAAGTGGAGCTGGCGGCGGACTCGCCACTGGTGGGCGAAACGGTACAGGATGCAAACTTCACGCTCCTGCCCGGCCTCACCCTGGTACGGATTGAGCGAGGGGCCGAAACGATTGCTCCGGTCCAAACCAGCGAATCCTTGCATGCGGGCGACCGCCTCTTGTTTACGACGACCCAGATCGATGAGGAAAAACACAGCTCGTCCATTGAGCCTTCCCCCCTTGAGACAAACAACAACGGAGGCCCCCGCGGTTTGGACAAACACGAGCGTCTCCAGGCGTCTCCTCGACGCGACCTGGACCTCAGCGCGTTTCCGGGCCTGCGTCTTGCGTACACGGACGTCGAGCAGACGCGTGACCGGGAACTGCATCAGGTAGTGGTGCGAGAAGGGTCGTCGCTCATCGGAGAAAACATTGGCGAGATTCCGTTTCGTGAACGCTTCGGGGCTGCGCTCACAGGCCTCCGCCGCGACGGCCGGCGCCTCGATCCTCCCTTTACCGACGTGAACATCCATCCAGGTGACGTGCTCCTGTTGGATACCCGGCAGGGCTTTCGCGAAGTGCACGAGGAAACGGAGGAGTTTTTCGTGACGAGCGAGGCCGGAGGCGAGGCCGATAAGACGGAAGAGGAAGCGCGCCAACAGCGCGAGGCGATGCGACAACACGGAGGGGGATGGGAGCTCCGGCTTGCCGTGGCTGTGATCATCAGCATCGTTGGTCTTGTGGGCTCCGGCCTCCTACACGTGGCCGTCGCCGGCCCCCTGGGCGCATTTGTCATTATTGCCGCCGGTATCCTCTCTCCCGGCCAGGCCCGCGAGGCCGTGGACTGGAATGTCCTCATTGTGATTGGGGCGGCCCTGGGGCTCGGACAGGCAATGGAAGTGAGCGGCGCCGCCCGGATGATTGGACGAGGCATCGTAAACATCACGAAAACGTTCGGCCCGTACGGCCTCCTGTCCGGGGTCGTCCTGGCCACCGCCCTTCTCACAAATATTGTCACGAACAATGGCGCGGTGGCCCTCATGTTTCCGATCGCCCTCTCCGTTGCGGAGAGCCAACAGATGGCCCCGCGTGCCTTGATGGTAAGCATCACACTGGCGGCCTCAATGGCCTTCATCACCCCCATTGGCTACCAGACCAACCTCATGGTCTATGGACCCGGCAACTACCGCTTTCTCGACTTTGCGAGGGTCGGGGGCCTGCTTCAGGTCGTGCTGTGGATCGTGATTCTCGTCGTCGCTCCGCTGGTCTGGCCGCTGTAG
- a CDS encoding NUDIX hydrolase, with product MLLFYPVPPALNLDTVWTQGLRNANDAPVHLHVSLDAAQQETDGPILVVDATALPSVPSDPITRDGLVQVSHVPSAAVQNLDPYRPPHPVAAGGGYVTRSLPEDIAVLLIHRRGVWDLPKGHQDPGEDLETCALREVKEEVGIKTLHLRRPLGTTQHGYPDGDMYAVKTTYWYLMQTPERSFSPEQNEGIRRVAWARWSVASQHIGYETLRRHMAHVESAVRTALG from the coding sequence ATGCTGCTGTTCTATCCTGTCCCCCCTGCCCTCAACCTCGACACCGTCTGGACGCAGGGCCTTCGCAATGCCAACGACGCCCCTGTTCATCTGCACGTGTCGCTCGACGCCGCACAGCAGGAAACCGACGGACCGATTCTGGTCGTTGACGCTACGGCTCTTCCCTCCGTGCCTTCTGATCCGATCACGAGGGACGGTCTCGTCCAGGTGTCTCACGTGCCATCGGCTGCGGTTCAAAACCTCGATCCGTATCGGCCGCCCCATCCCGTGGCGGCGGGCGGGGGATATGTCACCCGCTCGCTGCCTGAGGACATTGCCGTGCTCTTGATTCATCGGCGTGGCGTGTGGGACCTGCCTAAGGGCCACCAGGACCCAGGCGAAGACCTCGAAACCTGTGCCCTGCGCGAGGTGAAAGAAGAGGTTGGCATCAAAACGCTGCACCTGCGCCGCCCTCTTGGCACCACGCAGCACGGATACCCGGACGGGGACATGTACGCCGTAAAGACCACGTATTGGTATCTTATGCAAACGCCGGAGCGCTCGTTTTCCCCGGAGCAGAATGAAGGCATTCGGCGTGTAGCCTGGGCACGATGGTCCGTGGCGTCTCAACACATCGGATACGAGACGCTGCGCCGACACATGGCACACGTCGAATCTGCTGTGCGAACAGCGCTCGGCTGA
- a CDS encoding OmpA family protein, with product MRLSLSSLLVFFALLGCQSSPQESRRGSVDSLQAVNQNLERQVRLLRDSLRSLNPPETTLSPPVYFPSGSAWLFNEAKKRLDQHAQTLEEQYSNADFRIKGYTDNVPIGPSLQDTYPSNWYLSAQRAAAVAHYLDEEHGIRTESLEIEAFGPKAPVAPNETPQGRRQNRRVEIVVENRP from the coding sequence ATGCGACTCTCTCTCTCATCTCTTCTCGTCTTCTTTGCCCTGCTCGGCTGTCAGAGCAGTCCCCAGGAAAGCCGTCGGGGGTCGGTCGACTCGCTGCAGGCCGTGAACCAGAATCTGGAACGCCAGGTGCGCCTGCTCCGGGATTCCCTCCGCTCACTGAACCCCCCGGAGACCACGCTCTCCCCTCCGGTGTACTTTCCCTCGGGCAGCGCGTGGCTCTTCAACGAGGCCAAGAAGCGACTCGACCAGCACGCCCAGACCCTAGAAGAGCAGTACTCGAACGCCGACTTCCGCATTAAAGGGTACACCGACAACGTGCCCATTGGGCCAAGCCTGCAGGATACCTACCCGAGCAACTGGTACCTGTCGGCTCAGCGAGCAGCCGCGGTTGCCCACTATCTGGACGAGGAGCACGGCATTCGGACCGAGTCGCTTGAGATTGAGGCCTTTGGCCCCAAGGCGCCCGTCGCGCCCAACGAGACCCCACAGGGCCGTCGCCAAAATCGCCGTGTCGAAATCGTGGTGGAGAACAGGCCCTAA
- a CDS encoding long-chain fatty acid--CoA ligase, translating to MPAQVEFDTIPQLFRRLCTHYEGQDRPMLRYKERGEGWHDLTWDEVEARAEALAGALHKSGVRKGDRVALLSENRPEWAITDFGAQLIGGVNVSIYTSLPPSKVAYILRDSGATACIVSVPVQRKKIEEIFDECPQLDTVIVMSELPDDPPSYMKHWDEALATGREYWDAHEGRLGTLADEVTPDDPSAIIYTSGTTGEPKGVVLTNRNFCSNVKAALQRVPFGEDDHHLSFLPLAHAFERTAGHIAVLAAGATISYAESVEAVSQNLKEVQPTVMISVPRMFEKVYNRVTKKVGEGGAVKQKLFEWAVRTGEEYAEAEQGDGAGPLLKAQKAVAHRLVFSTLHEKLGGNLRFAVSGGAALPEEIGTFFQAAGVTIIEGYGLTETAPVLSVNPLDAPRYGTVGHVLPGVSVAIQSLDDETRIAEVNGNDYPTRPTTEEGEILVKGPNVMEGYWERPEETRAAFDPDGWYHSGDVGRFEDGYLKITDRLKHMIVSRGGKNIYPGPIEETFKTKTWIDQIIVIGEDRPFLSALVVPDFDSLRMRARDHGIDESAYSDEELIEHEDVQEAMDQIFTAFNHEAAAHEKIRNFRLLPEPFTVEDGTLTPTLKLRRNVITERYADRIDAMYEEFRR from the coding sequence ATGCCCGCGCAGGTCGAATTCGACACCATTCCGCAGCTCTTTCGTCGCCTTTGTACGCACTACGAAGGGCAAGACCGCCCAATGTTGCGGTACAAAGAGCGAGGGGAAGGGTGGCACGATCTCACGTGGGACGAGGTTGAGGCCCGAGCGGAGGCCCTTGCGGGAGCCCTCCACAAAAGCGGCGTGCGGAAAGGCGACCGGGTGGCGCTTCTCTCAGAGAATCGTCCAGAGTGGGCCATCACGGACTTCGGGGCGCAGCTGATTGGGGGCGTCAACGTTTCGATTTACACCTCCCTGCCTCCGTCCAAGGTGGCATACATTCTCCGCGACTCGGGCGCTACTGCCTGCATCGTGTCGGTACCGGTGCAGCGCAAAAAGATCGAGGAGATTTTCGATGAGTGTCCGCAGCTCGACACGGTGATCGTGATGAGCGAATTGCCGGATGATCCGCCATCGTACATGAAGCACTGGGACGAGGCACTGGCCACGGGCCGGGAGTACTGGGACGCCCATGAAGGACGCCTCGGCACACTGGCCGATGAGGTGACCCCCGACGACCCGAGTGCCATCATTTACACCAGCGGGACCACGGGCGAGCCGAAAGGGGTGGTACTCACAAACCGAAACTTCTGCTCAAACGTAAAGGCGGCGCTCCAGCGCGTGCCGTTCGGCGAGGACGATCATCACCTCTCCTTCCTACCTCTTGCCCATGCTTTTGAGCGGACCGCGGGGCACATCGCCGTCCTCGCTGCCGGCGCCACGATCAGCTATGCGGAAAGTGTAGAGGCGGTGAGTCAGAATCTGAAGGAGGTGCAGCCCACTGTCATGATCTCTGTGCCTCGGATGTTCGAGAAGGTCTACAACCGGGTCACGAAGAAGGTAGGTGAAGGGGGAGCTGTGAAGCAGAAGCTCTTCGAGTGGGCCGTGCGTACCGGTGAGGAATACGCTGAGGCCGAACAGGGGGATGGGGCCGGGCCGCTGCTGAAGGCCCAGAAGGCGGTGGCGCATCGGCTCGTCTTCTCGACGCTTCACGAAAAGCTCGGCGGCAACCTTCGCTTTGCCGTCTCGGGGGGCGCGGCGCTGCCCGAAGAGATCGGCACGTTCTTCCAGGCGGCGGGGGTGACGATCATAGAGGGCTATGGGCTCACGGAGACGGCCCCCGTTCTCTCCGTCAATCCGCTTGACGCCCCCCGGTACGGCACGGTGGGGCACGTTTTGCCGGGCGTGTCGGTCGCGATTCAGTCGCTGGACGATGAGACGCGCATCGCGGAGGTGAATGGCAACGACTATCCTACCCGTCCCACGACCGAAGAGGGCGAGATTCTCGTGAAGGGACCGAATGTGATGGAGGGCTACTGGGAGCGTCCCGAGGAAACGAGAGCGGCGTTTGATCCTGACGGCTGGTACCACAGTGGAGACGTCGGACGTTTTGAGGACGGATACCTCAAGATCACCGACCGCCTCAAGCACATGATTGTCTCCCGAGGAGGAAAGAATATCTATCCCGGTCCGATCGAGGAGACCTTCAAGACGAAGACCTGGATCGATCAGATCATCGTCATCGGAGAGGATCGTCCCTTTTTGTCGGCCCTCGTGGTTCCGGACTTCGATTCCCTTCGGATGCGCGCCCGGGACCACGGCATCGACGAGTCTGCCTACAGCGACGAAGAGCTAATTGAGCACGAGGACGTACAGGAGGCCATGGATCAAATCTTCACTGCCTTCAACCACGAAGCGGCGGCGCACGAGAAGATTCGGAACTTCCGCCTCTTGCCGGAGCCGTTTACGGTAGAGGACGGAACGCTCACGCCGACCCTCAAGCTTCGCCGCAACGTGATTACCGAGCGCTACGCCGATCGCATTGACGCGATGTACGAGGAATTTCGGCGATGA
- a CDS encoding quinone-dependent dihydroorotate dehydrogenase, whose amino-acid sequence MYRFLRPLLFRMDAERAHDISLRAATLVQNVAPSFIEPQYHYEDERLKQRLWGTVFPNPVGLAAGVDKNAKLVPFWEAVGFGFVEVGSVSAMAASGNPKPRAFRLPDDRALLNRMGLNNEGAASMAERLEAGGNDRTRPLGINLVKTHDPGVMGEAALEDFRESFRLLAPHASYVVLNVSCPNTSDGKTFEEPHALDELLSTIFSEQKAPGLEIPVLVKLSPPVSERVIFDTWTEDIISVAQAYGVHGFVVSNTASDRKGLDTPQSTLDALGDGGISGAPLADRATCLVRYLYRATDGEVPIIGVGGVRDAASAYEKIQAGASLVQLYTALVYEGPGLVKRIKEGLVKRLREDGHVSIEDAVGEKT is encoded by the coding sequence ATGTACCGGTTCCTCCGTCCCCTCCTTTTTCGAATGGACGCCGAGCGGGCGCACGACATCAGCCTTCGAGCGGCTACGCTCGTGCAGAATGTGGCGCCGTCGTTCATAGAGCCGCAATACCATTACGAAGACGAGCGGTTGAAGCAGCGCCTTTGGGGCACGGTCTTTCCGAATCCCGTGGGCCTTGCGGCGGGGGTGGACAAAAACGCGAAGCTCGTGCCGTTCTGGGAGGCCGTGGGGTTTGGTTTTGTCGAGGTGGGATCTGTGAGTGCCATGGCGGCCAGCGGCAACCCGAAGCCCCGCGCCTTTCGTCTGCCGGACGACCGTGCGCTTCTGAATCGAATGGGGCTCAACAATGAGGGGGCGGCGTCGATGGCCGAGCGGCTGGAGGCAGGGGGCAACGACCGGACGCGTCCGCTGGGCATTAACCTCGTGAAGACGCACGATCCAGGGGTGATGGGCGAGGCGGCGCTCGAAGATTTTCGGGAGAGCTTTCGCCTGCTGGCCCCGCACGCCAGCTATGTGGTCCTCAACGTCTCCTGTCCCAATACGAGCGACGGGAAGACCTTTGAGGAGCCGCATGCGCTCGATGAGTTGCTCTCCACCATTTTTTCCGAGCAGAAGGCGCCGGGGTTGGAAATCCCCGTGCTCGTGAAGCTCAGCCCTCCGGTGAGTGAGCGAGTCATTTTCGATACCTGGACGGAGGACATCATATCGGTGGCTCAGGCCTACGGGGTACACGGTTTTGTTGTCTCCAATACAGCGTCGGACCGCAAGGGGTTGGACACGCCGCAGTCGACCCTCGACGCTCTCGGCGACGGCGGTATCAGTGGGGCGCCACTCGCCGACCGGGCCACCTGTCTGGTTCGCTATCTCTATCGGGCGACGGACGGGGAGGTCCCAATCATTGGAGTGGGAGGCGTACGGGACGCCGCCTCTGCGTACGAAAAGATTCAGGCGGGGGCGTCTCTGGTACAGCTCTACACGGCGCTTGTATATGAGGGGCCGGGGCTCGTGAAGCGCATCAAGGAAGGGCTCGTCAAGCGATTGCGAGAAGACGGGCACGTTTCCATTGAGGATGCGGTTGGGGAGAAGACGTAG